Within Fusobacterium gonidiaformans ATCC 25563, the genomic segment TCTAGAAAGCACTTGCAAAAAATCAAAAAATATGGTATTATCTATTCTGATATTGAGAATGATAAGATTAGGAAGGTGAACAGAATGAAAAAAGGATTACACCCTGAATATAACGTTGTTGTATTCGAAGATATGGCAGGAAATCAATTCTTAACAAGATCGACAAAAATGCCTAAAGAAACAACAATGTATGAAGGACAAGAGTATCCAGTTATCAAAGTTGCTGTAAGTTCAGCATCTCATCCATTCTATACAGGAGAAATGAGATTCGTAGATACTGCTGGAAGAGTTGACAAATTTAACAAACGATACAACTTGGGAAAATAGTATAAAAACAGGATATTTATCCTGTTTTTTTATAAGAAAAAATAAGGAGGCTATCATGGCAGTAATTGAAGTGAATCATCCTTTAATTCAACATAAGTTAACAATTTTGAG encodes:
- a CDS encoding type B 50S ribosomal protein L31: MKKGLHPEYNVVVFEDMAGNQFLTRSTKMPKETTMYEGQEYPVIKVAVSSASHPFYTGEMRFVDTAGRVDKFNKRYNLGK